A genomic stretch from Gemmatimonadota bacterium includes:
- the ubiE gene encoding bifunctional demethylmenaquinone methyltransferase/2-methoxy-6-polyprenyl-1,4-benzoquinol methylase UbiE: MRGENRHSPKTPAGIARDVLLEPEAKRAFVRQMFDRIARRYDLLNHLLSLGIDILWRKKTIDRLQPGSNWRILDLATGTGDLGFECGKRAGDIQVIGVDPSVPMLREGTKKNISRANPVAFLCGDGECLPFGEGIFDGVTIGFGIRNVVELETALSEMCRVLKVGGRVAVLEFSRPRVPVFRGLYNFYFQRILPRIGHMVSRDPNAYCYLYESVMRFPEGDDFCDRLSDAGFSDIQAVRLSFGIATIYLASKT; this comes from the coding sequence ATGAGAGGTGAGAACAGGCATAGCCCTAAAACCCCTGCGGGTATCGCGCGCGATGTGTTGCTCGAACCAGAAGCCAAGCGCGCTTTTGTGCGGCAGATGTTTGATAGGATTGCCCGCAGGTACGATTTGCTCAACCACCTGTTGAGCCTGGGCATTGATATTTTGTGGCGCAAAAAGACTATTGACCGATTGCAACCCGGGTCGAACTGGCGAATTTTGGACCTGGCTACGGGCACGGGCGATTTGGGGTTTGAATGCGGCAAGCGCGCTGGCGATATTCAGGTGATCGGCGTCGATCCTTCGGTGCCGATGTTGCGTGAGGGTACAAAAAAAAATATATCGCGAGCAAATCCGGTCGCGTTTTTGTGTGGCGACGGGGAGTGTCTTCCCTTTGGTGAAGGGATATTTGACGGCGTGACAATCGGATTTGGCATTCGCAATGTGGTCGAGTTGGAAACGGCCCTGAGCGAGATGTGCCGCGTGCTCAAGGTGGGTGGGCGCGTGGCTGTGCTGGAGTTTTCAAGGCCGCGAGTTCCTGTGTTCCGCGGCCTTTACAATTTTTATTTTCAGCGTATTTTGCCTCGTATTGGACACATGGTCTCCCGCGATCCGAATGCCTACTGCTATTTGTATGAATCTGTGATGCGTTTTCCCGAAGGTGATGATTTTTGTGATCGGTTGTCCGATGCGGGATTTAGCGATATACAGGCGGTTCGGTTGAGTTTTGGGATTGCAACTATTTATCTGGCGTCGAAAACGTAA